The Desulfobaccales bacterium DNA segment CACCCTCATCGCCCTGGACCGCACCGGGGAGGCCAGGCCGCTTCTGGCCGGGCTGGCCGCCCGGGGTTACCGCCCCGGCCCCACCCAGTATCTTTTGGGGCTGGCCGCGGTGAAGGAGCGGCGCTACGCCGAGGCTGCCGGGCACTTCCGTCAGGCCGCCCGAGACCCGGCCCTCGCCCAGGAAGCCGCCCTGCAGGAGGCCCTGGCCCTGGCGGCCGGCCGCCGCCTGAGGCAAGCCGAAAGCCGCCTCCAGGAGACGGCGCGCTTGGACCCGCTCACCCTAAGCGGCGCGATGGCCCAAAGTCTTCTCCACGCCTGGGAGCCCAGGCTCCCCGAGGCCCGGCGCTTCCGGATGCATGTGGCCGCGGGCTTTGCTTATGACAGCAACGTCACCCTGCAACCCGGAGCCGCAGCCGCGGCCCAGCAGGTCTCCGGTCAGGGGGATGTCTTCTACCATCACCTGGCCACCCTGGAGTACAACCTGCTTCCCTCCGGGCCCTGGTCCCTCTGGGCCTCGTATAACTTTTACCAGACCCTGCACCGGCGGCTTACCCGCTACGATGTCATCAGCCATACCTTCGGCCTCACCCCGGCCTACGTCTGGCCCATGACCCGGCTGTGGCTGCCGTTTTATTTTTCCTATGTGGATATAGGCTCGGACAAATACTCCACCGCCTTCCAGGCCACCCCCACCCTGCTCCATCTCCTCACGCCCAAGGTGGGGCTGGAGGCGGGACTGCGCCTGGCCCGCCTCTATTACTGGTTCCCCGTCTTCCAGCCCCAGGACGACAGGAGCGGCCGCCAGATCGGTACCTCCGCCGGGGTGTATTACTTTCTGGCCGACGGTCAGGGCTTTATGCTGTTGCGCTTCAGTTACGACCATGTGGCCACGGCCGGCGACAACTGGGACCGCAACGCCTACCGCCTCACCCTGGGGGCCCGATATCCCCTGACTGACCGGCTGGCCCTGCGGGGTCTGGCAGAAATCTCCTGGCAGCCCTATGTG contains these protein-coding regions:
- a CDS encoding tetratricopeptide repeat protein, whose protein sequence is MGAVVLVSLLTAMLSVTLTAAAPPPPAATTTPLLPAAQAHLARQEYEEARELLLQAWERGPRTAALALALGQVYRHLLDYPRALGFLEEARRQEPDNPEVLFLLADTLIALDRTGEARPLLAGLAARGYRPGPTQYLLGLAAVKERRYAEAAGHFRQAARDPALAQEAALQEALALAAGRRLRQAESRLQETARLDPLTLSGAMAQSLLHAWEPRLPEARRFRMHVAAGFAYDSNVTLQPGAAAAAQQVSGQGDVFYHHLATLEYNLLPSGPWSLWASYNFYQTLHRRLTRYDVISHTFGLTPAYVWPMTRLWLPFYFSYVDIGSDKYSTAFQATPTLLHLLTPKVGLEAGLRLARLYYWFPVFQPQDDRSGRQIGTSAGVYYFLADGQGFMLLRFSYDHVATAGDNWDRNAYRLTLGARYPLTDRLALRGLAEISWQPYVHTWVGDNFAASNPRRRDTIYTVGAEASYRLWRGLEAVASYYFIRDDSNIALYDYRRHLVGLQLGYRH